The DNA sequence gttctatgtaaaatacacatagggccctagtagtggccttagtccgaggacccaaatttacttttttttcaacaacattctattcggcctttgattaccttccaaatcaaacaaaaattacgaaaaacggatgaaatttactcgagttctatgtaaaatacacatagggccctagtagcatttcacttcacggtccactcacccgatttaaaaaaacttttttttcctggattggtattgacaatacctatgatttgccatgtcatttacatttccatcgtttgttttgccataaatatcaccaaaagaccttaaatcacttaggtggccctaactgacgaagggccgacccgaatatgcccatcttcgaacttagcctcactatttcgactatctttcaggggaagaaaaaattttgaaattggatttgatttacgtgacggacagacggacagacaaaatttttattgcggattcgttatctatgaacataggcaaacactttgcccttaccgtctgcttcgaattccatcaattacacacggcatcgtaatcctataagcccctttgtacttcgtacggggctaataaaaatttggaagcagTTAGTTAATGTAATGTTACGAATGGAATAATTTACTTaacaaacaattcaatttcaacgtttccattcgcaaaataatttaaaaattgacaTTAAATGCAGATTGAAAACTCGcgatttttttcagttttctttacttgtaaaataaatttcgttcttGAAAAATGACATTATATTGAGAGGGACTGATACGTTATAGGAGCTGAGGAGGAGGAATAGGAGCAATTTAagcattttttatatatttttacaaacaaaCATCGTGCATAACTGATgaacaaaagattttcctttttcgacGACCTTATTTTGTAAGATGAAATGAATGCGACAACGAATAACTCATCTCTAGAAATATACCGTAAGATGAAAACAACTGAAAGTTACAAACTACTTCGAAGATCTCGTCTTAATTACCCGTCCGTTCTTGATCTGATGCACTGGTTCCTTAACGTTCTCCTTCTTCTTGGACGTTTTCTTTGTTCCAGTCTTTTTGCTCGTATGCTTCTTCAGTTCCGCCTCGTAATCAAACAGTTCGGAATCGTCTTCCTTGTCGTCGCCACCATATTTCGCCATCAACGAATCGATCAAACTGGTGCCGCGATTTTTCTGTCTAGCCATAATTTGCTGCTCGAGACTGTTTGAAGCATTTTTCGCATCCATTTCCTCTTTGATTTGACGCGCTTCCAGCGCCTCTTTTCGGTATTTGTTGTGACGACGGGTTCGCTTCGCTTTGGGCTCTTCGGTGAACATTTTGTATTCGGGAACTTCACCAGCAGCAATCCAATCTAACGagtgaaaatcatttttgattcagtttttttaaGGAGAGTAATGATGAAGGGAACAGGGTGCGAGATAACAAATATCTGTCTGCCGACGTAGTGCTCAGAAATAAGAGAGACCTTGACACGATTCAGCTAAAGTTTGATCATATGCAGAGTTCCATTCAGTTTTAAAATCGGGCTAACTTTAACAAATATAAGTCTTTTGTCCACTGATCGGTACACCAGACTGACTCTCCTCATTAAGAATTTCACTGCTCGTATgttaatttcatattttatctcGACTTGCCGAGAATTTTTACAGCGAATTCGGAGCGTAGAATAAATGTGGCGTGTGTGCAGTGTGATAAGACAAAGCAAcagaaataaaacgaaatcttttggattaaattaaacaaaaaaatcaagatAGCGCGTGTAAGGTTACCTTTAACAATTTCCTGGAACCGTGGTTCATCCTCCACGCCCATAAATGGAATGGAATTCATCATCGCGTTAATGCAACCCTTGCAATTCAGATACGCCTTCTTCAGATCGGTTTTCTCTAAATCAGACCCTGTACGAAAGCAACAACAATTCcgattaaaacaaaacttaatTCACATATCCCGTTTGATCCATCACTCACCGACATAGTCGCGCTGAAAATTGTCGATGTCCTCGGTGGTGATCGGTTTGAAGAATGTTCGCCACAAATCTAACCAATTGCTCAATTTACCCTCGTCGTCATTATCGTCAATAATTCCCTGCTCATCGTACAGAGCTTTTTTGTCTTTGTCGGTCAGTATCGAGTTGATAGTGGACAAAACTTTAAACTTTTCGGTGGCGACGTCCTTTTCTTCGTCCGGTACACGATCCGGATGGACTTGCAGCGACAATTTGTAGTAAGCCTTTTTCACTggtaaacgaaaaaaaaaaaacaattgaagcaaTCGCATTGGATGGCTTGTTGTTTATGAACTACTAACCATCTTTTTCGATAGCATCTTTTGTGATTCCCATCAAATCGTAGATATCACGAGTGCCGTAGTACTTTTCGCACAGATCAAGTGTGGACGGCATtgtagaaatagaaaattttgtttacgaaatTGCCTGAAATGTTGTGGTAAAACCGCTCAGACACAAATAACACATAAGATTGACAGTTCCAATAGCGCGAATTCAAATGTAGTTGGGGTCTgaccagagagatgctaatatgacggctgggacgccgttccgtcgaaacggcgtcccagccgttATCTTAGCATGTATCTTGGTCAGACCGGCCAGACGTCAAAACAGAACTGAgccaaatatttaaaatatgagCGGTTGTCATATATCATGTCAACGTAATGTAggacaaggttctgaaagacaactctgagttgatcacgaaggtggtgacacacaattgcgtcaacggctgcgaagtttattatgtaaaatggaacttaataaaaacaaaattccgaattttcgagaaaaatattttcttcaagttgatttcttacattatctgtttataaaatttggtatCACCCGCCTTtgtggttgtcttaacctgttctttcagagcTTTGATGTAGGGTAACACTTATCTTAGTTCGTTctaaccaaggttctgaaagaacagattGAGACagccacgaaggcgggtgacatcaaaattgataaacgcactcagtacagactgtgtgtgaaatcaacttgaagaaaatgtttttaggaaaattcggatttttttttgttaagtaacCTTTTTAATATAAACTTTGTAGCCGCTGacgcaatttgtgtgtcactgCCTTattgatcaactcagagttgtcttaacctgttctttcagaaccttagTTCTAACGACAAATTTCTATGCTGTACAAAAGTTTTTATGGGCCGATCTCGTTGCGTAGAAATGGCGCTACTTcgttaaataagaaaaaataattctatgGGAAACCTTTGTTGGCCAGTAAATGCGCCACAATctttttcagtacttcattttcctgtaaaataaataatttcactcCGCTAAAATATCCTTGAGATGTCATATCGCAATGAAGTTGGTtcataatagtagattatgcacctctgtcTAAAATGATTTCGAATCACCTTGCTCCGtactataggtttgttccaagtaactgtaaacacgaactttgacaacccgaacaacgacaatttcatccacagcaacgtcgcttacgtgatatttcatacaaatcaagcaacgtcgcctacgcgatttacacaggaatattattgaggttatggttctgtggatgaaatttggcaattcatatggccttggaacaaacctataattCGTATATTAGCACGAAATAAGATTATTTGATATCTAGAGAAAGCTGAATGAATTAAGCAGGCTTTAGTTTGACACCGCACGTCAaagcaaattttattcacactTTCCACTATCCATTAAAGGCCagtacacagttcgtgaaaaatatctgaaacatagctaacgccgacccgtacgaaacacctattcgtatcaaaagcctttaatgtgaaactcttcatttctcttacttcattttcttctctgctgaaaaactattcttccttttaaatcacttacattatccactctttgccttgttatcatatacaattaaattgccggaggcaatacagacagccccgtacgaagtcaaatttcataaattcctatttaaacagctatataccgctttttttacctatatttcattgtaaataaatattccacaaatgaatttgctattatatagctctacatGCCTGTATAttgctcaatataggtgattatagatatatatatagatgtccacaTATGGAATGCCTAAAACACCccccacacataaccaattatttccatgttaacagaaactctctaagtaccatttttcccactttatatcacttttaataaaatccaatatggccgccggcagccattttgttaggaaaccgaaaatagtacgacgctttacattcgttaatacctttcaaacaaaaaaaaatcatgaaattcggtcaaaatttactcgagataatgacaaaatactccacgttcactgtacggccgagtagccagataagagctcactccaagagacctagctcacgctccggagaacataatttcataaactttttttccctgattggtacggtcaatacctatctaataaagctaaaacgaacgaaatatgttcaaatttggccgacctacaagcaaaaactgcttgccgccctgtgcctgtttcacaccaaggggtctaactcacaagtcggtcatccgatttccataaactttttttttgtcgatcggtattgtaaatacgttttatttgacgtatcatttacgagtatagcgtttaaatgtccggagatatcttcgaaaaaccgtaaagcacttattgggccccagctcaggaggggtcgatccaaaatcactcatcttcgaacttagcctgtcttttgacattaccaaacggggaaaaaaagaattttcaaaatcggatgcgttttactcgtgcagacagacagacggacggacggacagacggacatttttttttcttgctgatttggcatctctggacaaccacaataggtttccccttactcagggagtccaattcgacgtgttacaaacgtatgcgtaaacctataagaccccagtacttcgtacgggtctaaaaatcgaTGCTctgcaaaatgattgaaaaaatgGGGCGTGAAGTTTTAAATGTGATTCCTTTAATAAAATTAGGTTCTCTCCTAAAAATCTTTGTATTTTATTAGGatgtcgaaaattattttcagcgTTTTCATATTCTATcatacatcaaaattttgcttatttgtTTTCCAATTGTAAAAAGTATTGGTAAAGTTAGCAGAATTACCAGCGTTTGTCAACATGCAACCAGCGCGCCATCTTAATTATTCACAAGAAGCTGTtacaatttacatgtaaagtATCGGGATTTTTAGCAAAGGCTTAAACCAAATCTcctttaaattttagaatttgaccctttaaattttgttatttaaattcgTCACTTATAATCAACTTTATAAAGAAAACAACACACTTTTTTGGCAtagtgtagaataatttttagttGATCCTTGTATatggaattgaaataaattcatatgCGAGAGCCTAATTCTCaatatgaattattttttatagaaagtaattaaatacgaaaaagaaaatttgtacaGGCGAATTTCCGCACTAAGCACATCATCGCTTTTCTTCTCACATTTAATTACtttctataaaaaataattcatattGAGAATAGAGTTGGCATTAAATTTTCGCATTTGCGCAAGCAAAAGAATTTCGTCCGAatcatttaataaaattatttattcatcaTTTGATTAGTTATGAGTTTAACATAGAACAGAAGTTTTCCGTCGCACATTTTTCACTGAAGCCGTATCGCAAAAAATTTGGCATTTCTATCTGCATTTCAGTACGAAGTTTCAACcgggagatgcgggaaatcagaaacaaaactacattttttatttacatctttaaaaaaaaaattctatttaaaatcgcttgataagattttagtgtagacaattgagtcgtacaactttactattgcatagaaaaataggtcagcatcctcttaaattttttgtgtaacagtaacttattaaccgtacgaagaaacacctttggatttttggctaaaacatgaagaatcgatttttttaactgtgaaaattctatgtctccagtttcgtggctgatcacaatgtgaatgtgagatactctcagagttccacaacaaccaaatacaaagtatacagtagaaggttccaaaaatagccaaataaaattgtaccaagtcatacaaatcgaaacactccgatccgaaacatgtttcgaagacTCTGCAGAATTCTGCGAATCTTGAAGACAGTGATACCgtacatcaaatgcaatggaagcgaagggaaaatgaattttgcctggtttatggtcctcatagacagaggacctcggcattgcacgatatttgtttctaaatttggtcacccatgtcaaaaatggtctaaaatatcagtcgatactgtccagaatctggaaataatctgcaattctggaaaaattggtcacttacatcaaacgcaatggaggcgaaacgaaaattaattttgtctggTTTATGGCATACGAAGACAGAGGACCtgggcattgcacgatatttattccaaaacagggtcacccatatcaaaaataagtcGAAATATTAGTTTGAAATCAGTCGATACTAGACCCGGGCGCCGGTCtatatttttcggcggcggcttcaatttttttctagaatATCGGCGGCGGCTGAAATCGGCTAAgccgattcttcaaaattcgGCGGCGGCGTAAGTCAAATTATatatcggcggcggcggcgctATCGGCTGAGAGCCGGcgctcaacaaaaaatgatgtGTAAGGAAAATTCGTTTCGATCTTAAAATTTaagttaaaaatgttttctttacaAGAGAAGAGAGAACTACATTTTGGTTGGTGTTAATGTTTCTAGATAAGCCTAATGCAGGAATTGTAGATAGATGAAGGAATTTGTTTTCGCATTGTCCACGGATGGCCACCGCTCAggtggttttgatttttgcttTTTACATATTGCcaaacattcatttcaaattgaagattttgaaaatacagGGGTTACGCTGTTTGTTTTAGCAGAAAATggcaaatcgatttttgagcCCTACTgatactaggccccacctcttgggtgggtcagatcccttgactgtctattttttttctataattccagccttagttttctaaccatttttaaatgaggtggtgtttttgagatcacaaaattaaagtcacatgaaaaggtgatgtctcttttattcagaaaacagcagtcatcacatgcttcattttactcatatttatttaatttcccgaagaaacaaaaagagctatgagttgaaggtccagcgagcgatgtcttactcctaagttgagtctcctatatagtctactaaaagcgctgaacaggtggcgcatttcttgcttacctcttgaaaaaaaaaaaactcatgtgaattacggctctggcaaaattcacactcgtgcaaacactttaggaacgaaaaatttcttttaagaacgcgatttcacgcaaaaattgtcgtatatcgcagattaccagtccaataaagtccaatgttcgaatttaaccacatgaattacgatactggtcgaaaacacttaatattttcaaatctgcgattttcgaagcctttgagaattactcgagttatcgtgttatcaagcaagcaagattgttctagacttctagattgttcgaccagaaatccagattcacttactcgtcgaataattttttttttctggaaatccgttgcaaaaatgtcgcggtaacaagttgtgtttacaattatactccaacctcactactccaatattatccatctacgaacttaaaatcgggtaaaaattacttaagtgatcacgataacaaggaaaagcgtctgagtataatttggcgtatttcctgcctacctcttgaaaaaatattcgtgtgaattacggccctcgcttcgctctggccacaaagttcacactcgttcaaacattttaggaacgaaaaaaattcttttaagaatacggatttcacgcaaaaattgtcgtatatcccagattactagtccaattaaattccaatgttcgagtttaaccacatgaattacgctactggtcgaaattgatttttgaagcctctgagaattactcgagctatcggtttctcaagcaagcaaaaactcttttgggaagtacttcttaattgttagaccagaaatccagaaattcactactcgtcaaataagaaatttttctggaaatccgttgcaaaaatgtcgtggtaaacaagttatgtttacaattactccaaactcactactccaatatcattctctgtcaattaaaacaaaaaatttgaaaatcgggtaaaaattactcaagttatcgcgcggtaacaagagaaagcgtctgtgtagaatttctcccatctcgttgttggaacattatccatctgcaaactcagcctcaagattttcaatcttcgtcgattaagacaaaatctttgaaaatcggataagaattatggatgttatcgcggtaacaagtaaaaaaatctcttgagaattactcccatctcattactccaatattgcccatctacgaacttaacctcatgattttcattctccgtcgattaaaaccaaaattttgcaaatcggtaaagaattactcgagctatcgagtccacaaggaaaagcgtctgtgtagaatttctccaatcttgttgttctaacattatccatctgcaaactcaacctcaagaatttcaatcttcgtcgaataacacaaaaaatttgaaaatctgataagaattagggaagttatcgcggtaacaaggaataaaattctcttgagaattactcccatctcattatcccaatattgcccatctacgaacttaacctcatgattttcattctccgtcgattaaaaccaaaattttgcaaatcggttaagaattactcgagttatcgagggaacaagtgtacggacgttttctgtatttaacgttttttgccaatgtagaacattttcaaaatatcatagtgaacttagcgttacggacatttaagggtattttctttcataagaccctgactttcagtcaagggaataatctACCTTgcaccagagaaatgataagttggtacgccagtggcgagatagaaggaacattggAATGACAGCTGGCTtctatgggagagaatgtgagagaatttgtATGGAACTCTCTCACATTCTCTTCCATAgaagccaactgtcattccaatgttccttctatctcgccacaggcgtactaacttatcatttctctgcctTGCACAAAACATCAAGCAATGCAGACTGAGCAACATactaaaactgaaattttttaccCCTTAAGCAGTGTTTCCATCTGTATATTGTTACACAAACAACATGAACCAATCTTCATCTATTCGCATACAACAGTGTACTATAAAACAATCTTTCTCCGCcgtttaaatttggtttgatTGACAACTTTTGCTAAAGTGCTGCGCTTTTACATTTGTACACATTCCACGATCCACAACTTAAATAACATTGTGGACTGTGGAAGGTGTACAAATTCAAAATCGCATGcgtttataattttttaattaaaattcaattgtcaaaaaccagactcgatcattttattttgcttttacacAAAACTAAAATAGTGCTACCGAATAAGTCATCCTCAAATTAAAGATAAATTGGCAAAATAGATTatggatttgagcactatttcacaggactgtcaatgattgacgctgtcggcaggtcggtcacttctgtcacttcaccgaccaatattttcatggacaatgtgatcgaaaatttaatttcctaacaaatgattttgatttttaaatttcgtatcgaCCGACTCGAAAGCAGagccatcgctgatttttgaggtagtgacgaaaacaatttccacaatctataaataaaatcgtgaacatgggatatttttattgaaaatgatagAGGGATATGCTACGAGTAATTTGCAAGCGAAATTAAAAACCTTAAGCAGGGATAGCATATAAAATTTCCAAGTATTAACTCTCTCATTTGACACATGGGATACAGAAACACATCCAAATGGAGTTTTAAGAATCCAAGTGGGTGGTGTATGAATGAAAGAAGCTCCTAACATTCATTTGACGGACCTTATATTTGGCAactatttttcataatttttccaatatttaataaaagttttacaatttaaaaacgtacaaaaactcaaaaaagtcgttgaaaactttcaaaagaatttaaaaaaatattttttagagaaatatttcacaaatagttttgattagaaaatgaaatagaaacATTGGCAAATTGCGCCGAAAagtaataaacaaaacaaccgGCGGCGGCGTAGTGTTTCGAATGttatcggcggcggcgctgATCGGCTAGCCGATTTATACTATTCGGCGGCGGCGACATCGTTTTTAGCTCTTTTTTCGGCGGCTATCGGCGCGGCTGGCGCCGGCGCCCGGGTCTAGTCGATACCGTGCAATATTGCACGGTAACGACGGTTTATTTACCCATTTTTCACGCTATTTTTGACcctgttttggaataaatatcgtgcaatgcccaggtcctctgtctatgtatgccataaaccagacaaaattaaatttcgtttcgcctccattgcgtttgatgtaagtgaccaatttttccagaattgcAGATTATTTCCAGATTCTGGACAGTATCGCCTGATATTTtagaccatttttgacatgggtgaccaaatttagaaacaaatatcgtgcaatgccgaggtcctctgtctatgaggaccataaaccaggcaaaattcattttcccttcgcttccattgcatttgatgtacggtatcactgtctccaagattcacagaattctgcagagtcttcgaaacatgtttcggatcggagtgtttcgatttgtatgacttggtacaattttatttggttatttttggaaccttctactgtatactttgtatttggttgttgtagaactctgagagtatctcacattcacattgtgatcagccacgaaactggagacatagaattttcacagttaaaaaaatcgattcttcatgttttagccaaaaatccaaaggtgtttcttcgtacggttaataagttactgttacacaaaaaatttaagaggatgctgacctatttttctatgcaatagtaaagttgtacgactcaattgtctacactaaaatcttatcaagcgattttaaatagaatttttttttaaagatgtaaataaaaaatgtagttttgtttctgatttcccgcatctccccGAACTGAAATTGCgcaacaattttgtttaaaagttACATCAAAGTTGCGTTAACGGACCCAGCTAATGGCGTAACCTACTCATAGAGAACCttgaatttttcagatttttttaacgactGTATACTAGTCTTTAAGGCTATACTGTATACACAGTTCATGAGACCAGGCAAATCCAAGGTTTTGGTCTCcagtgaaaacattttcggtgTAAAAATTTGATAGGAAGCTGCATTCGTACTTATTAATATCTTCGTAAGATACTTGTTAACTTGCTCtttctccacctagtttactACCACAGCCAAGTATCTCAACAAACTTTATACTCACTGATTTTTTTCACCTGTAAAGTTTGCGATTTAGTACTAATGAAGGATTCACTTTTTGTGTTTGGGGGCTTTCTTCTATTTACAGCAATATTTATCATACAATTAAGCAgtaatttcaattataaatgcattttacttcatatttttgtttcttgtAGTTCATGTTACCAAGAGATGTCCCGTCGTCTTTGGTCTTTCGAAATTCGAAGTGTtgcattttaaagaaatacaaaatttgttgGATCTGTATACATCAGTAAAATTTAGTAAAAACTATTTAAGTTTTCCCTCTTTGCTGCTCCTTAATTTACTCTTTTTGCTGAAAGTCGGCATCGGAATTCCTCTATGATTTGTCGCCGGAAGAGTATCAACGAAattcttcaataaatttctcagCTCTTCAACTTCTTTCTCGAGATCTTTAGTATAATTAAACAATTTATCCAGTCTTGCCTCGGTGACGTGATGGGCATCTTTCTCCTGTTCTAATTGATGCTCCACGGGGGCTCGCATCGACACAGCAATGGCATGTATTATTCGAACCAACCGCCACATACGCAGAAAGATCAACAGATTCATGGCATGCTCGTCATGTCGGAAGAAGACAATGTCTAACGACCACGACACTACGACAATGGTGTAGtcgaatatttccatttttgatttaaaaaagtCCAACCGAAGAACGTAGAGCTTGAACAACAGCTCGATAACGAACAATGTGAGGATGGCCAGGCTTATCGATTGTAGCGTCTAGGTTCAATTTTAGATTGTGTTATTTAATAGCGTTAGTCATTATAATATTTACCAAACTTAAGGAGTGATCTGTCTTAATCGGTTCACATGTCACTTTGTCGCACATCTCATCTAGGTTTTAGGAGTACACAGTACACTCTTGTTAGTtactttaaaatgtaaatcCTTAAGGAGAGACACATGACACAGTACGTACGCAGGCAGAAGAGGCTAATtcttcaaaaatcgattttcatagCCAACCTATTGAACTCGGTCTTGATGCTTGCGATCTTAAGCTAGCATCGTCGCCGTTTAGAAAAAATGCtccattttaattacaaattctAAATCAAATAAGTTTCTACTGCCTATGTATTTACTAATGTCGTGTGGGAGTGTTAGTTGAATACCTAGTCTATCTATCTTGCTACAAGCTATTTTAATAGTtttcagagttttttttagagtaACTAGaggtaaaaaaatgtatttttgacacATTCAGACAAAGAACTTTCAAAATCGGTTGGGGTTTGTTTGATCCCTCTTGGAATTCTGCGTTTAATATTACATCGAAGGCCATTTCACGCCATAAGtccaccaaaaatttaaatgttgtcAACATTTGGACAAAATATCGCTGACTTCATGTAACTAATGTCAAAAACTGCGCGTTAAAACGTCCCGATATCAACTATGTTTTGAAATAGAAGGCGCACTTATTTTGACGTGGAAGGCATGGATTTTGATTACTTCCTCGCTCCCGAATTCTTCTTAAAGCAAAAATTACCTTTTGTTATTCTGAGATCAATAACTAGCTCCGcaattataaaaatacaaTCAAGTATTACAAAGCCGATCACAACAATCTGTTAAGAAAAATGGTAACAATACAGAACAGACATTACTTCTCTTTCAAGAGTTACCTGAAAGTTGACTGAATTAATAAGACGGAAACATTTACCGCGAAATGAATCGTCATTTTGTGCATGAAGTGCGGGAATGTTGAAGAATGATGAGTGTCGGCGACCATGACCGTTTAGTTTCTTTTCCAATGGCTTGGTCTCGTTTAGCAGCGGCTACATAATGTTAGTAAGTTCTTTAATTGATATTGG is a window from the Bradysia coprophila strain Holo2 unplaced genomic scaffold, BU_Bcop_v1 contig_94, whole genome shotgun sequence genome containing:
- the LOC119084794 gene encoding J domain-containing protein CG6693-like, coding for MPSTLDLCEKYYGTRDIYDLMGITKDAIEKDVKKAYYKLSLQVHPDRVPDEEKDVATEKFKVLSTINSILTDKDKKALYDEQGIIDDNDDEGKLSNWLDLWRTFFKPITTEDIDNFQRDYVGSDLEKTDLKKAYLNCKGCINAMMNSIPFMGVEDEPRFQEIVKDWIAAGEVPEYKMFTEEPKAKRTRRHNKYRKEALEARQIKEEMDAKNASNSLEQQIMARQKNRGTSLIDSLMAKYGGDDKEDDSELFDYEAELKKHTSKKTGTKKTSKKKENVKEPVHQIKNGRVIKTRSSK
- the LOC119084798 gene encoding voltage-gated hydrogen channel 1-like, coding for MNTKEGTNVTSDLDNTKISTDDDSKNLEKDDASICKINVNDEQITTSDPLLNETKPLEKKLNGHGRRHSSFFNIPALHAQNDDSFRGKCFRLINSVNFQIVVIGFVILDCIFIIAELVIDLRITKDEMCDKVTCEPIKTDHSLSLTLQSISLAILTLFVIELLFKLYVLRLDFFKSKMEIFDYTIVVVSWSLDIVFFRHDEHAMNLLIFLRMWRLVRIIHAIAVSMRAPVEHQLEQEKDAHHVTEARLDKLFNYTKDLEKEVEELRNLLKNFVDTLPATNHRGIPMPTFSKKSKLRSSKEGKLK